In the Anguilla anguilla isolate fAngAng1 chromosome 7, fAngAng1.pri, whole genome shotgun sequence genome, one interval contains:
- the snrpf gene encoding small nuclear ribonucleoprotein F, whose translation MSLPLNPKPFLNGLTGKPVMVKLKWGMEYKGYLVSVDGYMNMQLANTEEYVDGALAGHLGEVLVRCNNVLYIRGVEEEEEDGEMRE comes from the exons ATG AGTTTACCCTTGAACCCAAAGCCCTTCCTTAACGGCCTGACGGGCAAACCGGTGATGGTGAAGCTGAAGTGGGGCATGGAGTACAAAGGATATCTGGTGTCTGTGGATGGCTACATGAACATGCAG TTGGCTAACACTGAAGAGTATGTGGATGGAGCCTTGGCTGGGCATTTGGGAGAAGTGCTTGTCAG ATGCAATAATGTCTTGTATATAAGAGGTgttgaagaagaggaggaagatggtGAAATGAGAGAATAA